The Impatiens glandulifera chromosome 3, dImpGla2.1, whole genome shotgun sequence genome contains a region encoding:
- the LOC124931316 gene encoding ATPase family AAA domain-containing protein 3-like yields the protein MAGSSTAAGIIAAIASAALGVNHVYADGPFNLSPFSTASAPSPPPNSSAPSNAKSESPAAEQPPRIRKEQPRTTSSGFDPEALERGAKALREIASSSQAKKAFEVIKKQEETRQLEMTSKEAEFKAIQAQAETDRQRVIYEEQKKLTQQQAQIKSQMARYEDELARKRMQAENEHHRARNQELVKLQEESAMKLEQIRRATEEQIQAQRRQTEKEKAEIERETIRVRAMAEAEGRAHEAKLAEEINKRMLVERANAETEKWVAAINTMFDHIGGGMKAILTDQNKLVVAVGGVTALAAGVYTTREGARVLWSYIDRILGQPSLIRESSRGKYPWSGMFNRAKKILSRDANASVSTKGNEFGDVILHPSLQKRVHQLARATANTKSHQAPFRNILFYGPPGTGKTMAARELASRSGLDYALMTGGDVAPLGPQAVTKIHELFDWAKKSNRGLLLFIDEADAFLCERNKTYMSEAQRSALNALLFRTGDQSKDIVLALATNRPGDLDSAVADRIDEVLEFPLPGEDERFKLLKLYLDKYIAKVGERKPGLFSNLFKKQQEKIEIKDLNDDILKEAAAKTEGFSGREIAKLMASVQSAVYGSADCVLNPSLFREVVDYKVAEHQQRKKMAASDGGSI from the exons ATGGCAGGATCATCAACTGCAGCAGGCATTATTGCAGCCATTGCTTCTGCAGCACTTGGTGTCAACCATGTCTATGCCGATGGCCCTTTTAATTTATCTCCTTTCTCTACAGCTTCTGCCCCATCACCTCCTCCAAACAGTTCAGCGCCATCCAATGCAAAATCTGAATCACCAGCGGCGGAACAGCCTCCGCGTATCCGCAAAGAACAACCAAGAACTACATCGTCCGGCTTCGACCCAGAGGCCTTGGAGAGAGGTGCAAAGGCTCTGCGGGAGATTGCCAGCTCTTCTCAGGCTAAAAAG GCTTTTGAAGTAATCAAAAAACAAGAAGAGACGAGACAGTTGGAAATGACATCAAAAGAAGCAGAATTTAAAGCAATTCAGGCTCAAGCAGAGACG GATCGTCAAAGGGTAATTTATGAAGAGCAAAAGAAACTTACTCAGCAACAGGCTCAAATAAAATCCCAGATGGCACGATACGAGGATGAACTGGCAAGAAAAAGAATGCAG GCAGAAAATGAGCATCACAGAGCTAGAAATCAAGAGCTTGTGAAGTTGCAAGAAGAATCAGCAATGAAGCTCGAACAAATTAGAAGAGCAACAGAAGAACAAATACAAGCCCAACGTAGGCAGACAGAGAAAGAAAAGGCTGAGATTGAACGCGAAACTATTAGGGTTAGAGCTATGGCAGAGGCTGAAGGGAGAGCTCATGAGGCAAAGCTTGCTGAGGAAATCAACAAACGAATGTTAGTTGAGCGAGCAAATGCTGAGACTGAAAAATGGGTAGCTGCCATAAACACAATGTTTGATCACATTGGAG GGGGGATGAAGGCTATATTGACTGACCAAAATAAGCTGGTTGTGGCTGTTGGCGGTGTGACAGCTCTCGCTGCAGGCGTGTACACCACAAG GGAAGGTGCAAGGGTGCTGTGGAGCTATATTGATAGAATACTAGGACAACCATCATTAATTAGAGAATCCTCCAGAGGAAAATATCCATGGTCAGGAATGTTTAACCGTGCCAAGAAAATTCTTTCACGTGATGCCAATGCTTCTGTATCGACCAAAGGAAATGAATTTGGGGATGTTATTCTCCACCCTTCTCTTCAAAAACGAGTTCATCAGCTTGCTCGTGCAACAGCAAATACAAAGTCACACCAGGCCCCATTCCGAAACATTCTCTTCTATGGCCCTCCTGGAACTGGGAAAACAATGGCTGCTAGAGAACTTGCATCTAGATCG GGACTAGACTATGCACTTATGACTGGAGGAGATGTAGCTCCACTTGGTCCTCAGGCAGTAACCAAGATCCATGAGTTGTTTGACTGGGCCAAGAAGTCCAATAGGGGTTTACTTCTCTTCATTGACGAAGCAGATGCATTTTTGTGCGA GCGTAATAAAACCTATATGAGTGAGGCCCAAAGGAGTGCACTTAATGCCCTTCTTTTCCGTACTGGAGACCAGTCAAAAGACATAGTCTTGGCTCTTGCCACCAACCGGCCTGGGGATCTTGACTCAGCTGTGGCTGACCGAATTGATGAAGTCCTAGAATTTCCTTTGCCTGGTGAAGATGAACGGTTCAAGTTGCTGAAACTTTATTTGGATAAATACATAGCGAAGGTTGGGGAAAGGAAACCGGGCTTATTCTCTAATCTGTTCAAGAAGCAACAAGAGAAGATAGAGATAAAGGATTTGAACGACGATATTCTCAAGGAAGCAGCCGCAAAGACAGAGGGATTTTCAGGGAGGGAAATTGCAAAGCTGATGGCAAGTGTTCAATCTGCTGTATATGGGAGTGCAGATTGTGTTCTTAATCCGAGTTTATTCAGAGAAGTGGTTGACTATAAAGTAGCCGAGCATCAGCAAAGAAAAAAGATGGCTGCTTCTGATGGTGGTAGTATTTGA
- the LOC124932726 gene encoding pentatricopeptide repeat-containing protein At1g13040, mitochondrial has translation MYKTLAINRLRYRTLISSFVTTGKFDQAIQVFVKMTNSDCRVFGIDYNQLIGVFIRYSQFSIAENFYNAMVPQGFTLSSFTYSRFICGLCKVHNLLLIQKLLDDMYKLSVVPDLWAYNVYLGLLCSKNLADMALKILESMSEKGREPDVVSYTIVISGLFRIGMCDKAVQLWHSMSKKGITPDNKALRALVLGLCDTGKVELAYELTLGAMKNRINFSLTIYNALINGFCQVGRIDKAQSIKTFMKKNGCEPDLVTYNVLLNYCCNELMLDEALKLMKNMENSGIEPDHYSYNQLLKGLCKAHRVDKAYMLMINEIEPKGLSDVVSYNTIVKALCNTRRSKMGYNLFGEMIQKGILPDVVTFTILIEAFLREGNSVLANKLLDQMNQKGILLDRVLYTTILDHMCKNGNIDMAYNVFYDMVEQGIAHDVVCYNALINGLCKASRISEVMRLYEEMQSKNCHADEVTFKLVIGGLIRVKDLTMACSVWDHMMNRGFTLDKDVSDALLNAMLLKGTS, from the coding sequence ATGTATAAAACTCTTGCCATTAATCGGCTAAGATATCGCACTCTTATATCTAGTTTCGTAACAACTGGTAAGTTTGATCAAGCCATCCAGGTGTTCGTGAAAATGACCAATTCAGATTGCAGGGTCTTCGGCATTGATTACAATCAACTTATAGGCGTATTTATTCGGTATTCTCAATTTTCCATAGCTGAAAACTTCTATAATGCAATGGTCCCTCAAGGGTTTACTTTATCTTCTTTCACTTATTCAAGGTTCATTTGTGGGTTATGTAAAGTTCACAACTTATTGCTCATCCAGAAGCTTTTAGATGATATGTATAAGCTTAGTGTTGTCCCCGATCTATGGGCTTATAACGTGTATCTTGGTCTCTTGTGCTCAAAAAACCTGGCGGACATGGCATTGAAGATACTGGAGAGTATGTCTGAGAAGGGAAGAGAGCCTGATGTTGTGAGTTACACAATAGTTATCAGTGGGCTGTTCAGAATTGGGATGTGTGATAAAGCTGTCCAACTTTGGCATTCTATGAGTAAGAAAGGTATTACTCCTGATAATAAAGCCCTTAGGGCTCTAGTTTTGGGATTGTGTGATACTGGTAAAGTTGAACTTGCATACGAGCTCACACTGGGAGCAATGAAGAATCGGATAAACTTTAGCTTGACTATTTACAATGCACTTATTAACGGGTTTTGTCAAGTTGGGAGGATTGATAAAGCTCAgtcaatcaaaacatttatgAAGAAGAACGGTTGCGAACCTGATTTGGTCACATATAATGTGCTACTAAATTATTGCTGCAATGAGCTTATGTTAGATGAAGCTTTGAAGTTGATGAAGAATATGGAAAATAGTGGAATAGAACCTGATCACTATAGCTACAATCAACTTCTCAAGGGCCTTTGTAAAGCCCACAGAGTAGATAAGGCTTATATGTTAATGATTAATGAGATAGAGCCTAAAGGTTTGTCTGATGTCGTGTCGTATAACACCATTGTTAAAGCTCTGTGTAATACTCGTCGTAGCAAAATGGGTTATAACCTGTTTGGGGAGATGATACAAAAAGGGATTCTTCCTGATGTGGTGACATTCACAATTCTTATAGAAGCTTTTCTGAGAGAAGGGAACTCAGTTTTAGCAAATAAACTCCTTGATCAGATGAATCAAAAAGGAATACTACTAGACCGGGTACTTTACACAACAATTCTTGACCATATGTGTAAGAATGGAAATATAGACATGGCATACAATGTCTTCTATGATATGGTAGAGCAGGGAATTGCTCATGATGTAGTTTGTTACAATGCACTTATAAATGGACTTTGCAAAGCTTCTAGAATAAGCGAAGTAATGCGCCTTTATGAGGAAATGCAAAGCAAAAACTGCCATGCAGATGAGGTTACCTTCAAGTTGGTTATTGGTGGCCTTATACGGGTAAAAGATCTAACAATGGCTTGTAGTGTCTGGGATCATATGATGAATAGAGGGTTTACTCTTGACAAAGATGTTTCTGATGCTCTACTCAATGCCATGCTATTGAAAGGCACTTCTTGA
- the LOC124932105 gene encoding dual specificity protein kinase YAK1 homolog isoform X1 codes for MNEIRNSKEGEPQTTSSSSSSTEVPQGVRWCPSQFNFSPYSPVADTDVKLRQSLRVVVRRPLVGRLTKDIVETYKLCNPHFHYSDELNPKRYLTSPSVGVLNDGHDNTNSDLILAVNYVLSNSGTQQRYIVKDILGHGTFGQVAKCWVPEIKSFLAVKVIKNQPAYHQQALVEVSILTTLNRKYDPEDKHHIVRIYDYFVFQRHLCIVFELLESNLYELVKLNQFRGLSLNVVQLFSKQILRGLSLMKDAGIIHCDLKPENILLCSSKPAQIKIIDFGSACTENRTVYSYIQSRYYRSPEVLLGYQYSTAIDMWSLGCIVAELFLGLPLFPGASEYDLLKRMIKILGGHPPDYVLKDAKNTNKFFKFVGNASHNEGSEHSNRSQSVYQALSEEEYEARELKKPSIGKEYFNHMNLEEIVSMYPYRRGLREEEIAKENEIRLALIDFLRGLVEFDPTKRWSPLQALKHPFVTGEPFTQPYKPLPETPRVPVSRNVNVDHHPAGGHWFAAGLSPNVGLISGRARLPMHNSPHFQVVSHGYSGSYGSLGSHGSYNENYGLGSSSYGSYGDNSNMHAYFSPVGPSVLKSGIPILGSSPDARLRIPQLPHGHGLGVSPSAGNFVPMSLGSSPSQFTPPCSYGHISAGSPGQYGPTSPAKGSSGHGSPLGKGAASSHFNRRKNMGYSTSLHSQENSSISHWQGQIAEASSYSQFEATSLGFGGMPLHLQSSANAPSWKQQQSGCGITPGHYVPHNVRGSFALGPNMQFSHLKGTAYDKPEASLDLPNPGDWDPNYSEDLLLQEDGSELGCLASDFNKSLHFNPGLPPLASSKHNYVSGMTSGMSMQRPNGSIQSFSHGEDGNPSSAHDMYGGTRHLPKTSHITSHISSNSPSRLGQQQPIHRFNQGRSTAIKVQPSPSGFNFGGPLSPGGGSSSSPFGSGRRGNHPVTNIPPTSRGRKDYSGFA; via the exons ATGAACGAGATCAGAAATAGTAAGGAAGGCGAGCCACAAACTACATCGTCTTCTTCCTCATCCACGGAGGTGCCGCAGGGAGTTCGATGGTGTCCTTCTCAGTTCAATTTCTCTCCTTATTCTCCCGTAGCTGATACTGATGTCAAGCTTCGCCAGTCATTACGGGTTGTTGTTAGAAGACCT TTGGTGGGAAGGTTGACAAAGGATATTGTGGAAACATACAAATTGTGTAATCCCCATTTCCATTACTCGGATGAGTTAAATCCAAAGCGATACTTGACAAGTCCCTCTGTTGGTGTACTTAATGATGGGCATGATAATACAAACTCAGACCTTATACTGGCTGTGAACTATGTGCTAAGTAATTCAGGAACACAGCAAAG GTACATTGTGAAAGATATTCTTGGTCATGGGACCTTTGGCCAGGTTGCCAAATGCTGGGTTCCAGAAATAAAGAGCTTTTTAGCTGTGAAGGTCATTAAAAACCAACCTGCATATCACCAACAAGCCTTGGTTGAAGTTTCCATTTTGACAACG TTAAACAGGAAGTATGATCCTGAAGATAAGCACCATATTGTTagaatttatgattattttgtgTTCCAACGACATTTGTGCATAGTATTTGAGCTACTTGAATCAAACCT GTACGAGCTTGTCAAGTTGAATCAATTTAGAGGCTTGTCATTAAACGTTGTCCAGCTCTTCTCAAAACAG ATTTTGCGTGGACTATCGCTTATGAAAGATGCTGGAATAATTCATTGTGATTTGAAGCCAGAAAATATTCTCCTCTGCAG CTCGAAGCCAGCTCAAATTAAGATTATCGACTTTGGTTCTGCATGCACAGAAAACCGAACTGTTTACTCATATATTCAG AGTCGTTACTATAGGTCACCTGAAGTGTTACTTGGCTACCA GTATTCAACTGCTATTGATATGTGGTCTCTTGGATGCATAGTAGCTGAACTATTTTTAGGATTACCACTTTTCCCAGGAGCATCAGAGTATGATCTACTCAAACGGATGATAAAAATACTTGG AGGACATCCCCCGGATTATGTATTAAAAGATGCCAAAAACACAAACAAGTTCTTCAAGTTTGTTGGAAATGCCAGCCACAATGAGGGAAGTGAACATTCTAACCGCAGCCAAAGTGTCTACCAAGCATTAAGCGAAGAGGAGTATGAAGCA AGGGAGTTGAAAAAACCATCAATTGGAAAAGAGTATTTCAATCATATGAACCTTGAAGAAATTGTCAGCATGTATCCTTACCGGAGGGGCTTGCGTGAAGAAGAGATCGCTAAAG AAAATGAAATACGTTTAGCATTGATTGACTTCTTGCGGGGGCTTGTGGAGTTTGATCCCACTAAACGATGGTCTCCTTTGCAG GCTTTAAAACACCCTTTTGTGACGGGGGAACCTTTCACACAACCTTACAAACCTCTACCAGAGACTCCTCGCGTG CCTGTATCACGGAATGTCAACGTGGATCATCACCCAGCTGGAGGTCATTGGTTTGCTGCTGGTCTTTCTCCTAATGTTGGTTTG ATATCCGGAAGAGCCAGACTTCCTATGCATAATAGCCCTCATTTTCAAGTGGTTTCACATGGATATTCTGGTAGTTATGGTAGTCTAGGAAGCCATGGCAGCTATAATGAAAACTACGGGCTTGGGAGTAGCAGTTATGGAAGCTATGGAGATAACAGCAACATGCATGCATACTTCTCCCCAGTTGGTCCATCTGTATTGAAGAGTGGTATACCAATTCTGGGAAGCAGTCCTGATGCCAGGCTGAGAATTCCTCAACTGCCACACGGTCATGGCCTTGGTGTCAGCCCATCTGCTGGAAATTTTGTGCCTATGTCACTTGGATCCAGTCCTTCTCAGTTTACACCTCCCTGCTCCTATGGCCACATTTCGGCTGGTTCTCCTGGACAATATGGTCCAACTTCACCGGCAAAAGGTAGTAGTGGTCATGGATCACCACTGGGCAAAGGGGCTGCTTCAAGCCATTTCAACAGAAGAAAAAATATGGGTTATTCCACAAGTTTGCATTCTCAAGAAAATTCATCAATTTCTCACTGGCAAGGGCAAATTGCCGAAGCTTCTAGCTACAGCCAATTTGAAGCAACTTCTCTAGGGTTTGGTGGCATGCCCTTGCATTTGCAGTCTAGTGCAAATGCTCCAAGCTGGAAGCAGCAACAGAGTGGATGTGGAATTACACCAGGACACTATGTCCCCCATAATGTTAGAGGTTCTTTTGCACTTGGGCCTAATATGCAATTTTCTCACCTGAAGGGAACTGCATATGACAAGCCAGAGGCTAGCCTTGATCTGCCTAATCCTGGAGATTGGGATCCCAATTATAG CGAGGATCTTCTTCTGCAAGAGGATGGTTCTGAACTGGGCTGCTTAGCATCCGACTTCAACAAGAGTTTGCATTTTAATCCAGGTTTACCTCCATTGGCGTCCAGTAAGCACAACTATGTTTCTGGCATGACTTCGGGCATGTCAATGCAAAG ACCAAATGGATCTATCCAATCATTTTCACATGGGGAAGACGGCAACCCCTCATCAGCCCATGATATGTATGGTGGGACCCGCCACCTGCCAAAGACATCACATATTACTAGTCACATCTCTTCAAATTCTCCTAGTCGCCTGGGCCAACAACAACCCATCCACCGATTCAACCAAGGGAGATCAACAGCAATTAAAGTTCAGCCATCTCCATCTGGTTTCAACTTTGGGGGTCCTCTTTCACCTGGTGGTGGTAGTAGTAGTAGTCCATTTGGCAGTG GGCGCAGAGGCAACCATCCGGTGACCAACATTCCGCCTACTTCTCGTGGAAGGAAGGACTACAGTGGATTCGCTTAG
- the LOC124932105 gene encoding dual specificity protein kinase YAK1 homolog isoform X2 — translation MNEIRNSKEGEPQTTSSSSSSTEVPQGVRWCPSQFNFSPYSPVADTDVKLRQSLRVVVRRPLVGRLTKDIVETYKLCNPHFHYSDELNPKRYLTSPSVGVLNDGHDNTNSDLILAVNYVLSNSGTQQRYIVKDILGHGTFGQVAKCWVPEIKSFLAVKVIKNQPAYHQQALVEVSILTTLNRKYDPEDKHHIVRIYDYFVFQRHLCIVFELLESNLYELVKLNQFRGLSLNVVQLFSKQILRGLSLMKDAGIIHCDLKPENILLCSSKPAQIKIIDFGSACTENRTVYSYIQSRYYRSPEVLLGYQYSTAIDMWSLGCIVAELFLGLPLFPGASEYDLLKRMIKILGGHPPDYVLKDAKNTNKFFKFVGNASHNEGSEHSNRSQSVYQALSEEEYEARELKKPSIGKEYFNHMNLEEIVSMYPYRRGLREEEIAKENEIRLALIDFLRGLVEFDPTKRWSPLQALKHPFVTGEPFTQPYKPLPETPRVPVSRNVNVDHHPAGGHWFAAGLSPNISGRARLPMHNSPHFQVVSHGYSGSYGSLGSHGSYNENYGLGSSSYGSYGDNSNMHAYFSPVGPSVLKSGIPILGSSPDARLRIPQLPHGHGLGVSPSAGNFVPMSLGSSPSQFTPPCSYGHISAGSPGQYGPTSPAKGSSGHGSPLGKGAASSHFNRRKNMGYSTSLHSQENSSISHWQGQIAEASSYSQFEATSLGFGGMPLHLQSSANAPSWKQQQSGCGITPGHYVPHNVRGSFALGPNMQFSHLKGTAYDKPEASLDLPNPGDWDPNYSEDLLLQEDGSELGCLASDFNKSLHFNPGLPPLASSKHNYVSGMTSGMSMQRPNGSIQSFSHGEDGNPSSAHDMYGGTRHLPKTSHITSHISSNSPSRLGQQQPIHRFNQGRSTAIKVQPSPSGFNFGGPLSPGGGSSSSPFGSGRRGNHPVTNIPPTSRGRKDYSGFA, via the exons ATGAACGAGATCAGAAATAGTAAGGAAGGCGAGCCACAAACTACATCGTCTTCTTCCTCATCCACGGAGGTGCCGCAGGGAGTTCGATGGTGTCCTTCTCAGTTCAATTTCTCTCCTTATTCTCCCGTAGCTGATACTGATGTCAAGCTTCGCCAGTCATTACGGGTTGTTGTTAGAAGACCT TTGGTGGGAAGGTTGACAAAGGATATTGTGGAAACATACAAATTGTGTAATCCCCATTTCCATTACTCGGATGAGTTAAATCCAAAGCGATACTTGACAAGTCCCTCTGTTGGTGTACTTAATGATGGGCATGATAATACAAACTCAGACCTTATACTGGCTGTGAACTATGTGCTAAGTAATTCAGGAACACAGCAAAG GTACATTGTGAAAGATATTCTTGGTCATGGGACCTTTGGCCAGGTTGCCAAATGCTGGGTTCCAGAAATAAAGAGCTTTTTAGCTGTGAAGGTCATTAAAAACCAACCTGCATATCACCAACAAGCCTTGGTTGAAGTTTCCATTTTGACAACG TTAAACAGGAAGTATGATCCTGAAGATAAGCACCATATTGTTagaatttatgattattttgtgTTCCAACGACATTTGTGCATAGTATTTGAGCTACTTGAATCAAACCT GTACGAGCTTGTCAAGTTGAATCAATTTAGAGGCTTGTCATTAAACGTTGTCCAGCTCTTCTCAAAACAG ATTTTGCGTGGACTATCGCTTATGAAAGATGCTGGAATAATTCATTGTGATTTGAAGCCAGAAAATATTCTCCTCTGCAG CTCGAAGCCAGCTCAAATTAAGATTATCGACTTTGGTTCTGCATGCACAGAAAACCGAACTGTTTACTCATATATTCAG AGTCGTTACTATAGGTCACCTGAAGTGTTACTTGGCTACCA GTATTCAACTGCTATTGATATGTGGTCTCTTGGATGCATAGTAGCTGAACTATTTTTAGGATTACCACTTTTCCCAGGAGCATCAGAGTATGATCTACTCAAACGGATGATAAAAATACTTGG AGGACATCCCCCGGATTATGTATTAAAAGATGCCAAAAACACAAACAAGTTCTTCAAGTTTGTTGGAAATGCCAGCCACAATGAGGGAAGTGAACATTCTAACCGCAGCCAAAGTGTCTACCAAGCATTAAGCGAAGAGGAGTATGAAGCA AGGGAGTTGAAAAAACCATCAATTGGAAAAGAGTATTTCAATCATATGAACCTTGAAGAAATTGTCAGCATGTATCCTTACCGGAGGGGCTTGCGTGAAGAAGAGATCGCTAAAG AAAATGAAATACGTTTAGCATTGATTGACTTCTTGCGGGGGCTTGTGGAGTTTGATCCCACTAAACGATGGTCTCCTTTGCAG GCTTTAAAACACCCTTTTGTGACGGGGGAACCTTTCACACAACCTTACAAACCTCTACCAGAGACTCCTCGCGTG CCTGTATCACGGAATGTCAACGTGGATCATCACCCAGCTGGAGGTCATTGGTTTGCTGCTGGTCTTTCTCCTAAT ATATCCGGAAGAGCCAGACTTCCTATGCATAATAGCCCTCATTTTCAAGTGGTTTCACATGGATATTCTGGTAGTTATGGTAGTCTAGGAAGCCATGGCAGCTATAATGAAAACTACGGGCTTGGGAGTAGCAGTTATGGAAGCTATGGAGATAACAGCAACATGCATGCATACTTCTCCCCAGTTGGTCCATCTGTATTGAAGAGTGGTATACCAATTCTGGGAAGCAGTCCTGATGCCAGGCTGAGAATTCCTCAACTGCCACACGGTCATGGCCTTGGTGTCAGCCCATCTGCTGGAAATTTTGTGCCTATGTCACTTGGATCCAGTCCTTCTCAGTTTACACCTCCCTGCTCCTATGGCCACATTTCGGCTGGTTCTCCTGGACAATATGGTCCAACTTCACCGGCAAAAGGTAGTAGTGGTCATGGATCACCACTGGGCAAAGGGGCTGCTTCAAGCCATTTCAACAGAAGAAAAAATATGGGTTATTCCACAAGTTTGCATTCTCAAGAAAATTCATCAATTTCTCACTGGCAAGGGCAAATTGCCGAAGCTTCTAGCTACAGCCAATTTGAAGCAACTTCTCTAGGGTTTGGTGGCATGCCCTTGCATTTGCAGTCTAGTGCAAATGCTCCAAGCTGGAAGCAGCAACAGAGTGGATGTGGAATTACACCAGGACACTATGTCCCCCATAATGTTAGAGGTTCTTTTGCACTTGGGCCTAATATGCAATTTTCTCACCTGAAGGGAACTGCATATGACAAGCCAGAGGCTAGCCTTGATCTGCCTAATCCTGGAGATTGGGATCCCAATTATAG CGAGGATCTTCTTCTGCAAGAGGATGGTTCTGAACTGGGCTGCTTAGCATCCGACTTCAACAAGAGTTTGCATTTTAATCCAGGTTTACCTCCATTGGCGTCCAGTAAGCACAACTATGTTTCTGGCATGACTTCGGGCATGTCAATGCAAAG ACCAAATGGATCTATCCAATCATTTTCACATGGGGAAGACGGCAACCCCTCATCAGCCCATGATATGTATGGTGGGACCCGCCACCTGCCAAAGACATCACATATTACTAGTCACATCTCTTCAAATTCTCCTAGTCGCCTGGGCCAACAACAACCCATCCACCGATTCAACCAAGGGAGATCAACAGCAATTAAAGTTCAGCCATCTCCATCTGGTTTCAACTTTGGGGGTCCTCTTTCACCTGGTGGTGGTAGTAGTAGTAGTCCATTTGGCAGTG GGCGCAGAGGCAACCATCCGGTGACCAACATTCCGCCTACTTCTCGTGGAAGGAAGGACTACAGTGGATTCGCTTAG
- the LOC124931665 gene encoding uncharacterized protein LOC124931665, with product MERKAIVICSVVGFLGLLSAVLGFAAEGTKIKASQVEFPSPSTCIYPKSPALSLGLSAAISLMVAQIILNVATGCICCKRGRHQQSSNWTLALVYFVVSWFTFVVAFLLMLTGAALNDQHGEESMYFGNYYCYVVKPGVFSGAALLSVASVGLGIAYFLAVSSTKNRADAPPPPPPLWAVPVAPPNQGGIVMGQTHVPPPQSNSQDPVFVHEDTYMRRQLV from the exons ATGGAGAGAAAAGCTATAGTAATCTGTTCTGTTGTAGGGTTTCTAGGGCTACTATCAGCTGTTCTGGGTTTTGCGGCGGAAGGCACCAAAATAAAG GCATCTCAAGTTGAGTTTCCAAGTCCTTCTACATGCATATATCCGAAAAGTCCTGCCCTCAGCCTCGGCTTATCAGCAGCAATTTCTCTAATGGTTGCTCAGATTATCCTGAACGTCGCAACTGGTTGCATTTGTTGCAAAAGAGGTCGTCATCAACAAAGTTCAAATTGGACCTTGGCATTAGTCTACTTTGTTGTCTCATG GTTCACGTTTGTTGTAGCTTTCCTTCTGATGCTTACGGGTGCAGCTCTAAATGATCAACATGGTGAAGAGAGCATGTATTTCGGAAACTACTACTGCTATGTTGTGAAGCCTGGAGTCTTTTCTGGAGCAGCCCTCTTGTCTGTTGCAAGTGTCGGTCTGGGTATTGCTTATTTTCTTGCCGTGTCTTCGACAAAGAACAGAGCTGAtgctcctcctcctcctcccccTTTGTGGGCTGTACCTGTTGCTCCTCCTAATCAAGGCGGCATTGTAATGGGACAAACCCACGTTCCTCCTCCTCAATCGAATTCACAAGATCCAGTCTTTGTGCATGAAGATACGTATATGAGAAGGCAATTGGTTTGA